The nucleotide sequence TAGTAGCCGAGGAAGGCCCAGCCGAAGCCGGCCGCCTTGAGCAGGAGTGTCCCTGCGAGGAGCGCTGTGATGACGGTGCGGGCGGACGGGGTGGTGCGGGCCGGCGTCGGGGCCGTGGTGGGCGGGTGGGTGGTGGCCATCGCCTGGTCTCTCTGGAGCGGGCGCGTGGGCGCGAAGGAGTCAGACGTACGAAGGCGGCCGGACCCGGGGGTCGGCCGCCTTCAGAAGGGAGCTCGTCGCCGGGGACCGGCGGGGCTCGGTTGGCGCTACAGGGGTCGCAGAGAGCGGACACTCTTACGGGACGGGCTCATCGGCCTTCACCTCCTCGCTCGTGGGTGGCTGTTCCGCCTGGGCGGATAGCCACGACCGTAGAAGCTGCCGGCTGGGGCGGCGTGCCGTCCTGCCTGCCCGGGGAAGGCTTTAGGTTCGAAGTGATTCCGTGGGGGAATTTCCCGGTCCGGTCTCGCGCCGCGGACAGTGGCGCGAGGTCCAACTCGCGTGATGAGGCATCACGTTCAGATGACGTGCAATTCCGGACGTGCGGTCGGCGCCGATTGCTGTGTTGCCTGTCCGAAGGGGGCGCCGGCGGCTTCGGGGGCCGTGCGTGCCGCGGCGGGCGATCCGAAGCGGTGGGCTGCGCGGCGCAGCAGGACGGCGTACTCCTGCACTCTGAGCGGGTCGGTGAATGCCGCGGTGGGACCGAGGACGGTGAGGATGGCCACGACGGTGCCTGCTCGCCGGACATACGTGGCCAGGGCCTGGCTCCTGGGCGTGCGGGAGGCGGCGATTCGGCTGGTGGTCACGCTTTCACGGATGCGGGCGGGGAGCTCGATTGGCTGGTCGTCGGGCCCAGTGGTCATGCCAGGCGGGAGACTGGCCAGGGCGGCCCGGCCGGCTGCGCTGTGGCGGAGGTCCTCATGCTGCTGGTTGACAGCCTGGTGCAGATCGGCGTGGGGCGGGCAGAGGACGTCGACGAGTTCGAGGCGCAGGCCGGAGCCCAGTCGCCATCCCGGCTGGTGGTAGGTGACAGCAAGGCCGGTCTCCGCGTGGAGGGTGGTCAGGACCTCGCGGATGCGGGGGTGAACCGGGCCGGCGGCGCGGACGTCCAGCAGGGCCCTGCCGGCCCGGGTCAGGCGGTAGGAGCCGTGCCGGGCGCCGCGTTCGGCAACGCGTTCTTCGACAGCTGCGCCCAGGAGCCGGGAGACATGCGATCCGCGCAGGCCGGCCGCGGCGGCGATCTTTGCGACCTGGTGCTCCTGGTAGGGGCCGAGTTCGTGCAGCACCCGCAGGACCCGCAGTCCGCAGCGCACGCTCTGATTGGGCCGGCTCTCACCGAACCCGACGGGCGGCGGCCAGGGAAGGCGGCGCGGCGGGGGTTCGAGGGTGGCGGTGGACATGCGGCTCCCCCATCTCACGTGGTGCGGGACTCCTGGTGCGGGAGGCTGAACGGGTTCGGCCGGCGCGCGATGGCCGGCCGGGGCGCGATGGCCGGCCGGGGCGGTGGTCAGCGCCGGAAGGAGCTGCGCGGGGCCACCTCGGCGGACTCCTCGTCGATCTCGTGCTGGAGGTCCGGATCGGTGTAGCGGGGAGCCTGGAAGAGGCTTTCCCCCGGCGGCTTGGGGGTCAGCGGCGGGCGTCGCTGGGGCAGCTGGCGGGGCGGACGGCGGCGGGGGTCCGGCTGGGTCGGTGCCATCGGGATCCTTTACTGGCTCTGGGTGAGGCCGACGGAGGCATCTGTGGGCAGGGTCTGACGGGGACAGGCGGCGAGCACCTGCCGCATCGCGCCCTTCTCGGCCGGGATGACCCACAGGTCGTACTTCTTCTTGACCGCGATCTGGCGTGCCACGTAGGTGCAGCGGAAGTTGTTGTTGGCGGGCAGCCAGGCGGCGGCGTTGCCGTCGGACTTCTGCTGGTTGGCCGGTCCCGAGACCGCGAGCAAATTGAGGGGATCGTTGGCCAGAGCTTCACGCCGGCTTTGGGGAAGCAGTGCGGCGCCAGTTTGCCAGCTGTCGCTCAGCGCTACGAGGTGGTCGATCTGAACCGACGACGACTGGGGGCCGCGGACGAAATTGATGGTGGCGGCGGTGTACGGGTCGGCCAGCGTGCCCGAGGCGACCACGCACGTCGAAGTCCCCTTGTAAGACACGGCTTTGAGGTCTCTGCGCAAAATGTCGTCGCGACTGTCGCAGCCGTTGTGCGCGCCTGGCGCGGAGGTGGTGTCCGACCAGGCGGAACCGAACTTCGCGGTGCGGTCGTAACCGGCCTTCGGGGCGCGGGCCTTAACGGGCAGGGCGTCCAGTGTGCGCAGGGCGTTGCTGCGGGCGGCGGGAGCGTTCGTGCCGGGCCTGGAGAGGCCGGTGGCAGCATGTGTGCCTGATACGGAGCAGCCGGTGACGGCCGCTGCCAGCACCAGACCGGCGGGGAGAAGTCGGCGGTTCAACGCAGCGTGCCTCGTTTCCGTGACGCGGGACCGGGTGGGCTCGTGCCCGTGTTGATGATTACCCACCGCGGGCCGCCGGGCGGCGGCGGGTGGCAGCCGTGGCGTGCACGGCGTCGGCGAATGCGCGGACACAGGCGGTGGCCCGCGCAGCGCCGATGGCGCCGGGCTGCTCCAACAGCGGGCGGACTGCAGGTGTGCCCATGACGACGCCGTTGACGAAGGGAGCAACGTCCCGTGCCAGGGCGGGCGTCGAGATCCCAATGCCGGCAACGACCGGATGCTCGGTGACAGCTCGCAGCCGGGTGGTGAAGCGGTCCAGGGCTGCGAGGTCCAGACCTCCCCGGTAGCCGGTGGCAGCCGCTGCTGCGGGCGCGTAGATCCAGCCTGATGCGGCCGTGGCGATGTGGGCCAGGAGTCCGTCGTCAGCGTCGCGCGGGGCGAACTGCGGTGTGTGGATGCCGGCCGCCCGTGCAGCGGCCAGCCAAGGCGCGGCCTCGCGCAGAGGCAGATCGGGAATCATCGCTCCGGCGGCGCCTGCTTCGGCCAGGCCCTGGGCGAAACGCGCGATGCCGTATTCGACCACGGGCGCCCAGTAGCTCATGACCACTACCGGCGCTCCGCTGTCCGCGGCATGCCGGATCGTGGACATCACCTGAGCCATGCCCACGCCCTGCTGCAAAGCATGTCGGTAAGCGGCGGATATCACCGGGCCGTCCAGCGGGGCGCAGGCGGTGGGCACACCCACTTCGAGGATGCCTGTGCCGTGCTCGACAAACGCGTGCAGGAGGTCGATGGACGCGGTCGGGTCGGGAAATCCAGCAGGCAGGAACGCCCCGAGGACGGGGGCGGTGTTCCGGTTCAGCAGACGGGTGAGTTGGATGCCGGCTGGCTTGTACACGTTCACGGTGCGCCTTTCACGGGGCGGCGGGGCGCCATCGGCCCGCGGCAGCAGTCTCGGCGCCAGTTCCTGGAGCGGTTGGGAGCACAGGGCCTCGGGGCGGCCGGCGGTGAGTCAGCTGGGCCGGCCGCCCTGGGAGTTATGCCGGCGACGTCCGGCCTTGGCCGCAGCTCAGTGGCATACAGAGACCGACGAGTACAGGTAATTCCCGCTGGCCCAGCCGCGAATCCCGGTGGTGGTATCGGTGACGTTCACCCACCCGCCCCCGCGCTTCGTCCACGAGTGCACCTTGAATTTGTGCGACCTGTACAGGACTCCGAGCGCCCTGGAGTGCGAACTGGGCTTGGCGCGCAGGTTCACAGCCTTGGCATGCAGCTTCCACACGGGACAGGGGTAGCCGTCGCCCTGCACCGCGGCCTGTGTGGCCGTGGTGGCTGCTGGAGCTGCGTTGGCCGCTGGCGCTGCCAGAACAGGAAGGGCGATGGCCGCAGCAGTCGCGGCCAGGACACTGATTCGCTGAGAACGCATAAGGGTGCCTCCGTTGGGCTTCTTGTGGGCGGCGCAGTGACCGCCGTAGCCGCCCAGGCCCCCGCGGTCGGGCCCGCCGGGGTAGGTTCTCGGCGCCGTGTCGTCTGGCGGCGCTGAGACCTGGGTCTTCTCACGGCGTCTCACGCTGAGAAGGGCGCCCGTTCGTCAGTGCTGGCAGGTGTAGACGGTCGGGTAGACGTACAGGCCAGAGACCCAGCCGCGGACGTGCGTCTTCTTGTCGGTGATGTTCACCCAGGAGCCGGTCTTCGTCGTGGAGTGGACGGTGAACCGGTGCGACTTGTAAAGCACGCCCAGGGGCGTGGACTTGGCCGTCGGCTTCGAGCGGATCGTTACGGCCTTCGCGTGGACCTTGTACGGCCCGACTCGGTCGCATTCGCCTGTCTTCACGGTGGTGGTCGCCGCGGTGGTGGCGTGGGCGGGGGCGGCGGTTGCCGCGGGAGCGGACAGGACTGGGAGGGCGATCGCTGCCGCGGTGGCGGAGAGCACGGCAATACGACGCGCAGACATGAATAGACCTCCACAAAAAGGGCGTTGATGGGTAGGGAGTTGCTGCAGACGGGCCGCCCGGGGATGGGCGGCTCAGTAGTGGGGGTTCGGCGGTGTCCCGGCCAGCCGGGCTGGACCACAAGGTGCTCTCCCTCTTCGCGGGCTGGCGACGCGGCGCGCAGGCGCTGGGAGATCATCCGAGTGGCGACACCTCGCGCTCACTTTCGTGGCGGTGAAGCATCCAACCCGGCTGGAGGGCGTGCTCAGCGGGTCTCTGGGACCTAGGAGACGCCGTAGTAGAGCGAGACGTACTTGTTAGCGACCCAGCCCCACTTGCCCTTGTTCGAACCGTCGTAGACCTTGCCGTAGAGCCAACGGTCGCCCGAGGACGTGCAGGTGATGTCCATTCCGGTGTACAGCTTGAGCGAGCCCTTGGCCGTGTAGCCGGTGCCCGGTCCCGTCCGCAGGCGGAGACCGGCAGCATTAACGGAGCCGTACTCGTGCGAGCGCCGCTTGTTGTCGAAGTTGTCATTCGGGACGGTCGAGTGCACGCAGGCAGACGAACCGACTGCGGATGCGGATGCGGATGCGGGGCTGGCGAGGACAACAGCGCCGGTGGTCAGGAGGCCAGCGGTCACGGCTGTGGCAGCCGTACGGCGCATGAGGGTGCGTGCGGACATGTTGGACCTTTCGGCAAGGTGGGAGTGCGGATCTGCTCTTGAGACGGCGCTGTGGTTTGGCCGATGAAAGATCGGGGCGTGCTGGCGCTGCACTCGTGTGCGGGCCTCTCTGGCTTCCTCGATCGATGAATCGTGCGGGGCTGGTGGTGCAGGTGCGGGCCGCGGGGCGGACCCGCACCTGCTGACCAGTCAGCGCCGTGACACCGCGACGGTCATCGGACGGCGGCGGTGCCGTGCAGCTGCCAGGTCCGCGCACCCCGTCCGTCATTCGCGTCGAACACCGCGTACCCGTCGGCCGTCCAGCCGCGCTGCTTCGTCGTCACGTAGGTGACCCCGTAGCCGCCGGCACCGCTCGAGAAGGACTTGGAGCCACTCGAGTTGTCGTTGATTTCCGAGCGGACGTCGTTGGACTCTCCGCTGCTCTTCCAGGCGCCGTGGCTGCCGTGCTGAGCACCTACGTTGAAGTAGAAGTCGTTGAACCTCGTGCCGGGGTTCCACCACGAGCCGTCCCAACTGACCTTGCTGAGCCACGCCTTGTAGTGGTGGTAGCCGCCGTAGGTGCCGGTGTCCTTCACGCAGATCTTGGCGCGGACCGTCACGTCCGGCTTACTCGGCAGGTCAAAGGACTTGGTGGTGGTGTGGCACTGGGTCGTCGTCGCGGCCTGGGCGGGGCCGGCCAGGGCCACTCCGCCGAGAATGACGGATGCGCCGACGGCGGAGGCGGCGATGGTGCGGGCTATCTTCATTGGTTCTCTCCGTACGGGGGTGTGATGGGGCTGGTTTTGGGAGGGGGCCACGCACTGGTGGCACCGGGCATGGGGCACCGGCGGGGCCGGTCTGGGCGGCTGCCGCGGCATCGACGGGGTTGCCGTCTGCGCGACTGCAATGGGGGGAGCACGCCTCGGGGCGCGCGAGCCACGAACTGCGACAGCTCGGGCCGGTGTGACAGCTGCCGTTGAGCGGGCGGTCATGCCGGGACCGGCACTCGAGGGGAGGGCGGAGACCTATTCATATTCATGGAGGAATCTCCAGAAACCGGGCATGAGAAGGTAAGGGCTGGCCCGGGTTCGGTGGGTGAGGGTGCAGCGAGAGGAGGGGAGGCCGTTTCAGGGCAGTCCGCGGATGCCGTGACAGGGCACCAATGAATCCGCAGGTTTGTCCGGGCTGAGTTCTACGCTGCCTGGAGGTGCCGGCACCGCTGGCAAGCCTCGGACGGGTGCGTGTCGTGAGTTACGCGGCGTCA is from Streptomyces sp. Edi2 and encodes:
- a CDS encoding SH3 domain-containing protein, yielding MHSTVPNDNFDNKRRSHEYGSVNAAGLRLRTGPGTGYTAKGSLKLYTGMDITCTSSGDRWLYGKVYDGSNKGKWGWVANKYVSLYYGVS
- a CDS encoding SH3 domain-containing protein, which codes for MSARRIAVLSATAAAIALPVLSAPAATAAPAHATTAATTTVKTGECDRVGPYKVHAKAVTIRSKPTAKSTPLGVLYKSHRFTVHSTTKTGSWVNITDKKTHVRGWVSGLYVYPTVYTCQH
- the trpA gene encoding tryptophan synthase subunit alpha; this encodes MNVYKPAGIQLTRLLNRNTAPVLGAFLPAGFPDPTASIDLLHAFVEHGTGILEVGVPTACAPLDGPVISAAYRHALQQGVGMAQVMSTIRHAADSGAPVVVMSYWAPVVEYGIARFAQGLAEAGAAGAMIPDLPLREAAPWLAAARAAGIHTPQFAPRDADDGLLAHIATAASGWIYAPAAAAATGYRGGLDLAALDRFTTRLRAVTEHPVVAGIGISTPALARDVAPFVNGVVMGTPAVRPLLEQPGAIGAARATACVRAFADAVHATAATRRRPAARGG
- a CDS encoding SH3 domain-containing protein; the encoded protein is MRSQRISVLAATAAAIALPVLAAPAANAAPAATTATQAAVQGDGYPCPVWKLHAKAVNLRAKPSSHSRALGVLYRSHKFKVHSWTKRGGGWVNVTDTTTGIRGWASGNYLYSSVSVCH
- a CDS encoding HNH endonuclease family protein; the encoded protein is MNRRLLPAGLVLAAAVTGCSVSGTHAATGLSRPGTNAPAARSNALRTLDALPVKARAPKAGYDRTAKFGSAWSDTTSAPGAHNGCDSRDDILRRDLKAVSYKGTSTCVVASGTLADPYTAATINFVRGPQSSSVQIDHLVALSDSWQTGAALLPQSRREALANDPLNLLAVSGPANQQKSDGNAAAWLPANNNFRCTYVARQIAVKKKYDLWVIPAEKGAMRQVLAACPRQTLPTDASVGLTQSQ